In Bacteriovorax stolpii, a single genomic region encodes these proteins:
- a CDS encoding dihydropteroate synthase: protein MNFDQYKSLGVINRTPDSFSDKGRSLNQKHFEEQLTSFLADKSVICDFGFESTAPMNSFVPLDEEVARFRDFLDASRDYNFQGRMVSFDTYKPQSFLMMSEMFGALHDDARFIFNDVSGVLDDKLKSALLSFKGKKFAYIYTFSHIPSRQQVQEHMKFLDESTDIVTATADAFDKAYNWFKEFGMEDQLLFDAGFGFSKTYEQNWALINRYSELEGELLARGLRNPHVIGLSKKSFLKKALNTTDPVVLEELHKKLIQKIQSETKLKLLFRVHDPKIL from the coding sequence ATGAATTTTGACCAATATAAGAGCTTGGGAGTCATCAACAGGACTCCCGACTCTTTTTCTGATAAAGGCCGCTCTCTTAATCAAAAACATTTTGAAGAACAACTCACATCTTTTCTCGCCGATAAGAGTGTCATTTGTGATTTTGGTTTTGAGTCCACAGCACCCATGAACAGTTTTGTTCCATTGGATGAAGAAGTCGCGCGCTTTCGCGATTTCTTAGATGCCAGTCGCGACTACAATTTCCAGGGGCGCATGGTTTCTTTTGATACCTACAAACCTCAAAGTTTTTTGATGATGAGTGAGATGTTTGGTGCTCTTCATGATGATGCTCGTTTTATATTTAACGACGTCAGTGGCGTTTTAGACGACAAATTAAAGTCAGCTCTTTTATCTTTTAAAGGAAAGAAGTTCGCTTACATCTACACTTTTTCGCATATTCCTTCCCGTCAACAGGTCCAAGAGCACATGAAGTTTCTGGATGAATCCACAGATATTGTCACTGCCACTGCTGATGCTTTTGACAAGGCCTATAACTGGTTTAAGGAGTTCGGGATGGAAGACCAGCTTCTCTTTGATGCCGGGTTTGGTTTTTCTAAAACCTATGAGCAAAACTGGGCGCTGATTAATCGCTACAGCGAGCTTGAAGGAGAGCTTCTGGCCCGTGGGCTTAGAAACCCTCATGTCATAGGGCTCTCTAAAAAGTCCTTCCTTAAAAAGGCCTTAAACACCACTGACCCTGTCGTTTTGGAAGAACTTCATAAAAAACTTATTCAAAAAATCCAATCAGAGACAA
- the ftsH gene encoding ATP-dependent zinc metalloprotease FtsH, with amino-acid sequence MKPQQKTLTLWIVVILLMALVAKLATVNKNDIKHIEYPVFVQAVQEKNIEEVTFKGDKTILGKFKPGYENGSRFTLTGSTGDNTFNILRENNIVPRYEEEEKQTFFTSLLLNWGPMILLIVIFYFFLRQIQAGGGKAMSFGKSRARMLNPHEKKITFSDVSGVQEAKEELEEVVDFLKDPKKYTALGGKIPKGVILVGPPGTGKTLLARAVAGEADVPFFSISGSDFVEMFVGVGASRVRDLFEQGKKHAPCIIFIDEIDAVGRHRGQGLGGGHDEREQTLNQLLVEMDGFESNEGVILIAATNRIDVLDPALLRPGRFDRRVMVGAPDVRGRLGILKVHTKKTPLEDDIDLETIAKGTPGFTGADLANLVNEAALNAARNNKKKLSNEDFEQAKDKVLMGPERKSLVISDKEKLMTAYHEAGHTLVGMNLPHTDPIHKVSIMPRGGALGVTQTLPNEDLLSLTNDRAENFIAFLMGGRCAEEIVYGQMTSGASNDIERATGLARSMVCKWGMSEKMGPINYHKSGQSAFTGMGENVDYSEKTAQEIDEEINRIVEKNYRQAINILKSNRDGLDRLAHALMAWETIDFQQVKDVVAGIDIGVPLKPEKKSDASSKDEGPKISKGLDPVLA; translated from the coding sequence ATGAAACCTCAGCAAAAAACTCTCACACTTTGGATTGTCGTAATCCTTTTGATGGCCCTGGTTGCAAAACTGGCGACTGTTAATAAAAACGATATTAAGCACATTGAATACCCGGTTTTCGTTCAGGCCGTGCAGGAAAAGAATATTGAAGAAGTTACTTTTAAAGGTGATAAAACGATCCTTGGTAAATTCAAACCAGGATACGAGAATGGCTCTCGCTTCACTTTAACTGGGAGCACGGGAGATAACACTTTTAACATTCTTCGCGAAAACAATATTGTTCCTCGCTACGAAGAAGAAGAAAAACAAACATTTTTCACATCACTTCTCCTTAACTGGGGACCGATGATTCTTCTGATTGTTATTTTCTATTTCTTCCTAAGACAAATCCAAGCAGGTGGCGGCAAAGCGATGAGCTTTGGAAAGTCACGAGCAAGAATGTTAAACCCACATGAAAAGAAAATCACTTTCTCTGATGTATCAGGTGTTCAGGAAGCAAAAGAAGAACTTGAAGAAGTTGTCGACTTCCTAAAAGACCCGAAAAAATACACGGCACTTGGTGGAAAGATCCCTAAAGGGGTTATCCTTGTTGGTCCTCCGGGAACAGGTAAGACTCTTCTTGCAAGAGCTGTTGCTGGTGAAGCGGACGTTCCATTTTTCTCAATCTCAGGATCGGACTTCGTTGAAATGTTCGTAGGGGTTGGGGCGTCTCGTGTTCGCGATCTATTCGAACAAGGTAAAAAACACGCTCCATGTATCATCTTCATCGACGAGATCGATGCAGTTGGACGCCACAGAGGACAAGGTCTTGGTGGTGGACACGATGAACGCGAGCAAACTCTTAACCAGCTTCTTGTTGAGATGGACGGGTTTGAATCAAATGAAGGAGTCATCCTTATTGCAGCGACTAACCGTATCGACGTACTTGACCCGGCCCTTTTAAGACCAGGTCGCTTCGATAGACGAGTCATGGTTGGTGCTCCAGATGTTCGCGGCCGTCTTGGGATTCTTAAAGTTCACACTAAGAAGACTCCACTTGAAGACGATATCGATCTAGAAACAATCGCTAAAGGAACTCCAGGATTTACTGGTGCTGACCTTGCTAACCTTGTTAACGAAGCAGCTCTAAACGCTGCTAGAAACAATAAGAAGAAGCTTTCTAACGAAGACTTCGAGCAAGCAAAAGATAAAGTTCTAATGGGACCTGAAAGAAAGTCTCTTGTGATTTCTGATAAAGAAAAACTAATGACTGCTTATCATGAAGCAGGTCACACACTGGTTGGTATGAACCTTCCACACACTGACCCTATTCACAAAGTATCAATCATGCCACGTGGTGGAGCCCTTGGGGTGACTCAGACTCTTCCAAACGAAGACCTTCTTTCTTTAACAAACGACCGCGCAGAAAACTTCATCGCCTTCTTAATGGGTGGGCGTTGTGCTGAAGAAATCGTTTACGGACAAATGACTTCAGGTGCCTCTAACGACATTGAAAGAGCAACAGGCCTAGCTCGTTCAATGGTTTGTAAGTGGGGGATGAGTGAGAAGATGGGACCGATTAACTACCACAAGTCGGGACAATCTGCTTTTACTGGTATGGGTGAAAACGTTGACTACTCTGAGAAAACAGCTCAGGAGATCGACGAAGAAATCAACCGCATCGTTGAAAAGAACTACCGTCAGGCCATCAATATTCTTAAGTCAAACAGAGATGGACTTGACCGCCTTGCCCACGCTCTGATGGCATGGGAGACAATCGACTTCCAACAAGTCAAAGATGTTGTCGCGGGAATTGATATCGGTGTTCCACTAAAACCGGAAAAAAAATCTGATGCTTCTTCAAAAGATGAAGGGCCAAAAATTTCTAAAGGATTAGACCCAGTACTAGCTTAA
- a CDS encoding FAD-binding oxidoreductase, producing the protein MGNSSNQTIFDLAVIGNGVAAQSFLWNLSLSERKSQNFSIAHIFSNEIAPACSLRTCATVSLNGIEEDVSPLGNDMREAFFLFDDLYKTYHPEGVEEVKRVVISTNENDTKKLLRRYKKLDTIKNPRIHDEHQGTEYNSYIISPEIFSSWLSSQITVAKTNFPFFAKDLEKRGEHFAVKLADGREVLARKVLFATGAFAKIFERFHAPPEAESIEDKNTIKAGSFLERDIDLGEKSFYISIDGNYVLYRRNALEKKLIIGSLTTIGAYEAPDVHGLSKLLLKMKGILTFDVGEMKDYKITTGLRHKGPRRLLIAGALDEEKKLFRVNGLYKNGFTMAFLAAKRLEKMIF; encoded by the coding sequence ATGGGAAATTCATCAAATCAAACAATTTTTGACTTAGCAGTCATTGGTAATGGCGTAGCGGCACAGAGTTTTTTGTGGAATCTCTCACTCTCTGAGAGGAAAAGTCAGAATTTTTCTATTGCCCATATTTTCTCCAATGAGATTGCACCTGCGTGTTCTTTGCGCACTTGTGCCACTGTGTCTCTCAATGGAATCGAAGAAGATGTGAGTCCGCTTGGCAATGATATGCGCGAAGCTTTTTTTCTTTTTGATGATCTTTATAAAACATATCATCCAGAAGGAGTGGAAGAAGTTAAACGCGTGGTGATTTCTACAAACGAAAACGACACGAAAAAACTTTTACGCCGTTATAAAAAATTAGACACGATTAAAAATCCCAGAATTCATGACGAACATCAGGGAACGGAATATAACTCGTATATTATTTCACCTGAGATTTTTTCTTCATGGCTTTCTTCACAAATCACTGTCGCTAAAACAAATTTTCCTTTTTTTGCCAAAGACCTGGAAAAAAGAGGTGAGCACTTCGCTGTCAAACTGGCCGATGGAAGAGAAGTCCTGGCCCGCAAAGTTCTTTTTGCAACCGGTGCTTTTGCTAAAATATTTGAACGCTTTCACGCTCCACCTGAAGCGGAGTCTATCGAAGATAAAAATACTATTAAGGCCGGAAGTTTTTTAGAGCGAGATATCGATTTGGGAGAGAAATCTTTTTATATCTCAATTGATGGCAATTACGTTCTTTATAGAAGAAACGCTTTAGAGAAAAAATTAATTATCGGAAGTTTAACAACCATCGGAGCCTATGAGGCCCCTGACGTCCATGGACTTTCGAAATTGCTTTTAAAAATGAAAGGAATTTTAACGTTTGATGTGGGCGAAATGAAAGATTATAAAATCACCACAGGTCTTCGCCACAAGGGACCTAGGCGCCTTTTAATTGCCGGCGCCCTCGATGAAGAAAAGAAACTCTTTAGAGTCAATGGACTCTATAAGAACGGTTTTACGATGGCGTTTTTAGCGGCCAAACGTTTGGAGAAAATGATTTTTTAA
- a CDS encoding Kazal-type serine protease inhibitor family protein yields MIRNLVLASMVLALTACTTPSQSTSPKAEETTLAAAPVAKNSEKKSDKPAPSMKNKAKECICTKLWMPVCGENNKTYGNACEADCAGVKYTEGACKDKLQDV; encoded by the coding sequence ATGATCAGAAATCTAGTTCTTGCGTCAATGGTTCTTGCTTTAACGGCCTGCACGACTCCTTCTCAATCAACGTCACCAAAAGCTGAAGAGACAACTCTTGCTGCTGCACCTGTGGCAAAAAACAGCGAGAAGAAATCAGATAAGCCAGCTCCTTCAATGAAAAACAAAGCAAAAGAGTGCATTTGCACTAAGCTTTGGATGCCAGTTTGTGGGGAAAACAACAAAACTTACGGGAATGCTTGCGAAGCCGACTGTGCTGGTGTGAAGTACACTGAAGGCGCTTGCAAAGATAAGCTCCAAGACGTTTAA
- the tilS gene encoding tRNA lysidine(34) synthetase TilS: MSELRHKKHHLFCLNFKEHVRGFIREHELIHPDKKIVISISGGVDSVALADVLGSFNQDFELIHFNHGTRPLENKKEEELVTKLADQLEVKVNIFHFNLSLDEKNFEEKARAERKKIYSDFIKRGYWVYTAHHIDDSFEWTLMQSFKQSQVKSTLGIPLFNRGIVRPFMCVSKKQILRYARAKKLSWLEDMSNHSDKFERNALRLSVTHQIHAKYPQALKHYVSRHNQLAMMNNLHHKCRQCDLSVIQEASGGALFVSEDLSLYKNEIKDAIHRFSKSARGEIDQEVNKLLSAHVEIMKNPAAFPFKGPLNLSGGVSAYLMRTHLLILGEKHRDFYQDFDLKLRDYISKKAQIPELSASLSFPLLAIDPRKKLKKSSKFMHPLLPVTCEWLKNHGISYTFTPLLSARDRQMLAKAALILDSSVLGL; the protein is encoded by the coding sequence ATGAGTGAATTACGCCATAAAAAACACCATCTCTTTTGCCTGAATTTTAAAGAACACGTAAGGGGTTTTATCCGCGAACACGAGCTTATTCACCCGGATAAGAAGATCGTGATTTCCATCTCTGGTGGGGTGGATTCAGTGGCCCTGGCCGATGTTTTGGGAAGTTTTAACCAGGACTTTGAACTCATCCATTTCAATCACGGCACCCGTCCTTTAGAAAATAAAAAAGAAGAGGAGCTCGTCACAAAGCTCGCAGATCAGCTCGAAGTCAAGGTCAATATTTTTCATTTTAATTTGTCGTTAGATGAAAAAAATTTTGAAGAAAAGGCGAGGGCCGAAAGAAAAAAAATCTACAGCGATTTTATTAAAAGGGGATACTGGGTTTATACCGCTCATCATATCGACGACTCTTTTGAATGGACGCTGATGCAGTCTTTTAAGCAGTCACAGGTGAAATCCACATTGGGGATTCCACTTTTTAATAGAGGGATTGTCCGTCCTTTTATGTGTGTGAGTAAAAAACAAATCCTGCGCTATGCCCGTGCAAAAAAACTTTCATGGCTTGAAGACATGAGCAACCACAGCGATAAGTTCGAGCGAAATGCCCTGCGCTTATCAGTCACTCATCAGATTCATGCAAAATACCCGCAGGCGCTTAAGCATTATGTCTCTCGCCACAATCAACTGGCGATGATGAATAATCTTCATCACAAGTGTAGACAGTGCGATCTCTCGGTGATCCAAGAAGCTTCCGGTGGAGCGCTTTTTGTTTCAGAAGATCTTTCTCTTTATAAAAATGAAATTAAAGACGCTATTCATCGCTTTTCAAAAAGCGCACGTGGTGAAATTGATCAAGAAGTAAACAAGCTTCTAAGCGCCCATGTGGAAATCATGAAAAACCCGGCCGCCTTTCCTTTTAAAGGTCCACTCAACCTCTCTGGAGGTGTGAGCGCTTACCTGATGCGTACCCATTTGCTCATTTTAGGGGAAAAACACAGGGATTTTTACCAGGATTTTGACCTAAAATTAAGAGATTATATCTCGAAAAAAGCGCAGATTCCTGAGCTTTCTGCCTCTTTAAGCTTTCCACTTTTAGCGATTGACCCCCGAAAAAAACTCAAAAAGAGCTCCAAATTCATGCATCCTTTGCTTCCAGTAACCTGCGAGTGGCTAAAGAACCATGGAATCTCCTACACCTTCACTCCGTTACTCTCTGCGCGCGATAGACAAATGTTAGCGAAAGCTGCTCTCATACTTGATTCTTCTGTCCTGGGTTTATAG